One Dromiciops gliroides isolate mDroGli1 chromosome 3, mDroGli1.pri, whole genome shotgun sequence DNA segment encodes these proteins:
- the LOC122747144 gene encoding POU domain, class 3, transcription factor 3-like, protein MAELATTASSSSKRGGNGRHGSSSSSSSSSSSNNPAAGAAAAVAEGDGGDGEEGGGKRGGEGAAAAVNSQDEDYECKICYNYFDLDRRAPKLLECLHTFCQECLSQLQVRGAAQQEREQQQQRPPPAPPPWHPGPAGAAEAGTGLANPGPSSSGLGGIACPVCRHRTALPDSRVHNLPNNTKFAEAFPLYLRAAQDPLPQDSLPPLPLPLPPPRRAGGAQPHHPAHSHPHAHHHHHHHAHSHPPPALGQREEPAGGAAAAPASEPAPAPASIPAPVQAPVPLGRGGLSSSAGPAGGGGYESCQNCKRAALTAGCVCVVFSFLSMVVLLFTGLIFVNHYGGGGGGGGVPGTAPGTTAGGSPSPSPVGPICLSVASILALFSVVVTWVICWLKYRPEGAAGGSAAAATAGGGGSGGAGGSGSGGKVSTWKDSSGTQLNSGSLE, encoded by the coding sequence ATGGCAGAATTGGCGACGAcggccagcagcagcagcaagagggGCGGCAACGGGAGGCacgggagcagcagcagcagcagcagtagcagcagcagcaacaacccTGCAGcaggggcggcggcggcggtagCAGAGGGAGACggaggagatggggaagaaggaggaggaaaaagagggggagaaggggcagcGGCGGCTGTGAACTCCCAGGATGAGGACTACGAGTGCAAGATCTGCTACAACTATTTCGACTTGGACCGGCGGGCCCCCAAGCTTCTGGAATGCCTGCACACCTTCTGCCAGGAGTGCCTGAGCCAGCTGCAAGTCCGCGGGGCTGCCCAGCAGGAGCgcgagcagcagcagcagcggccgCCCCCGGCCCCTCCGCCCTGGCACCCTGGGCCAGCAGGGGCCGCCGAAGCAGGGACCGGGCTTGCCAACCCCGGTCCTAGCTCGTCGGGCCTCGGAGGCATTGCCTGCCCGGTGTGCCGCCACCGCACGGCCCTGCCCGACAGTCGCGTGCACAACCTGCCCAACAACACCAAGTTCGCCGAGGCCTTTCCGCTCTACCTGCGCGCTGCGCAGGACCCGCTGCCCCAGGACAGCCTcccgccgctgccgctgccgctgccccCACCCCGGCGCGCCGGGGGCGCCCAACCGCACCACCCCGCGCACAGCCACCCTCAcgcccaccaccaccatcaccaccacgcCCATTCCCACCCGCCCCCAGCGCTCGGGCAGCGGGAGGAGCCGGCGGGCGGGGCGGCTGCAGCGCCAGCGTCAGAGCCGGCTCCAGCTCCGGCGTCCATTCCGGCCCCGGTCCAGGCCCCGGTGCCCCTCGGCCGTGGCGGCCTCAGCTCCTCCGCCGGGCCCGCGGGAGGAGGCGGCTACGAGAGCTGCCAGAACTGCAAGCGGGCTGCGCTGACAGCCGGCTGCGTGTGCGTggtcttctccttcctctccatggTGGTGCTGCTCTTCACCGGCCTCATCTTCGTGAACCACTACGGCGGGGGTGGAGGCGGGGGTGGCGTGCCCGGGACAGCCCCCGGCACCACAGCGGGCGGCTCGCCGTCGCCGTCGCCCGTGGGGCCCATCTGCCTCTCGGTGGCCAGCATCCTGGCCTTGTTCTCTGTCGTCGTCACTTGGGTCATCTGCTGGCTCAAGTACCGTCCCGAAGGGGCGGCCGGGGGCTCAGCTGCAGCCGCCACggctgggggcgggggcagcGGCGGAGCTGGAGGTAGTGGTAGTGGAGGA